A region of Selenomonadales bacterium 4137-cl DNA encodes the following proteins:
- a CDS encoding AAA family ATPase has translation MEDHKDELVLILAGYQREMEQFLQTNPGLRSRFPIHIDFPDYSQEELLAIAEQLCARRQYQLTVQTRLALLRMLTPPAKRDDDNFGNARTVRNIIEKALRRQAVRLVAKASITREELMAIEPCDLPEVEG, from the coding sequence ATGGAAGACCATAAGGATGAGCTTGTTCTTATCTTGGCCGGCTACCAACGGGAAATGGAACAGTTCCTCCAGACTAACCCCGGTCTCCGTTCCCGCTTTCCCATCCACATCGATTTCCCCGACTACTCCCAGGAGGAATTGCTGGCGATCGCCGAGCAGCTGTGCGCCAGACGCCAGTATCAGCTTACCGTGCAGACACGGTTGGCCCTCCTGAGAATGCTCACCCCTCCCGCCAAGCGCGACGACGACAATTTCGGCAATGCCCGCACGGTGCGCAACATCATCGAAAAAGCTCTCCGGCGCCAGGCGGTCCGCCTGGTGGCCAAGGCCAGCATAACCCGCGAAGAGCTTATGGCCATCGAGCCGTGCGACCTCCCGGAGGTGGAAGGATGA
- the hflX gene encoding GTPase HflX, which produces MPDVQGNLSGIRKSTREILESLYKVEIPAGEAITADLAALMARLTAQLGRELAVYLNRRGQVVSVAVGDTRTVSLPETAGRRAAHRLSGIRCIHTHPTGDSELSALDLTSLKEMRFDLMAALGVDERASVGQVSFAYISGWEGEGEAAIDTVGPLSLDDFVAMDLAYLTGQIDRRLEERGKSISLAEKEQAILVGVESQSGWDVADSLEELAQLAETAGATVVGKMWQKRDRPDAALFVGRGKVLEIAAARQEKGANLVIFDDELSPAQQRNLEQSLGTKVLDRTALILDIFAQRARTHEGKLQVELAQLKYNLPRLGGQGLVLSRLGGGIGTRGPGETKLEVDRRRIRERIADIEREIRLIRRHRELHRQRRQDARIPGVALVGYTNAGKSTLLNALTAADVLAEDKLFATLDPTTRKITLPGGQEALLTDTVGFIQKLPHQLVAAFRATLEEVVQAELLLHVIDASHPLHQEQSDAVFRVLGELGAADKPVIPVFNKVDRLDNPHLKERLLRTPDSVAVSALGGEGIAALLDRIRAFLRRRSVDAVLLIPYSDSGVLARLYDLGAVNAAEYTDGGIRVSIALPPEEAAVFQQYLVTDEVPTDE; this is translated from the coding sequence TTGCCGGACGTACAAGGAAATCTCAGCGGCATCCGCAAGAGCACGCGGGAGATACTGGAAAGCCTTTATAAAGTCGAAATCCCCGCCGGTGAGGCGATAACCGCCGATCTCGCCGCCCTCATGGCCCGTCTCACCGCCCAGCTCGGCCGCGAGCTTGCCGTCTATCTTAACCGGCGCGGTCAGGTTGTCAGCGTCGCCGTCGGCGACACCCGCACCGTCAGCCTGCCGGAAACGGCCGGCCGCCGCGCCGCCCACCGCCTGAGCGGCATCCGCTGCATCCATACCCACCCCACCGGCGACAGCGAGCTAAGCGCCCTCGACCTGACCTCGCTCAAGGAAATGCGCTTCGACCTCATGGCCGCCCTCGGCGTCGACGAGCGCGCCTCAGTCGGTCAGGTCAGCTTCGCCTACATTTCCGGCTGGGAAGGGGAGGGGGAGGCGGCGATAGACACCGTCGGCCCCTTGTCACTCGACGATTTCGTCGCCATGGATCTCGCCTATCTGACCGGCCAGATCGACCGGCGCCTGGAAGAGCGCGGCAAATCCATAAGCCTGGCCGAAAAGGAACAGGCCATTTTGGTGGGGGTCGAGAGTCAGTCCGGCTGGGATGTGGCCGATTCGCTGGAGGAACTCGCCCAGCTGGCCGAAACGGCCGGCGCGACGGTTGTCGGTAAAATGTGGCAGAAGCGCGACCGCCCCGATGCCGCCCTGTTCGTCGGCCGCGGCAAAGTGCTGGAGATTGCCGCCGCCCGGCAGGAGAAAGGCGCCAACCTCGTCATCTTCGACGACGAACTCTCGCCCGCCCAGCAGCGCAATCTCGAACAGTCCCTAGGCACCAAGGTGCTTGATCGCACCGCCCTCATCCTCGACATCTTCGCGCAGCGGGCCCGCACCCACGAAGGCAAGCTGCAGGTCGAACTCGCGCAATTGAAGTATAACCTGCCGCGCTTAGGCGGCCAGGGCCTCGTCCTTTCCCGGCTGGGAGGCGGCATCGGCACCCGCGGCCCCGGAGAAACCAAGCTTGAGGTCGACCGCCGCCGCATCCGCGAACGGATAGCCGACATCGAACGGGAAATCCGGCTTATCCGCCGCCATCGGGAGCTCCACCGCCAGCGGCGCCAGGACGCGCGCATCCCCGGTGTCGCTCTCGTCGGCTACACCAACGCCGGCAAATCCACTCTTTTGAACGCTCTTACCGCGGCCGACGTCCTGGCCGAGGACAAGCTTTTCGCCACCCTCGATCCCACGACCCGCAAGATAACCCTACCCGGCGGCCAGGAAGCGCTGCTCACCGACACCGTCGGCTTCATCCAAAAGCTGCCTCATCAACTCGTGGCCGCCTTCCGCGCCACCCTCGAAGAAGTGGTTCAGGCCGAACTTCTGCTGCACGTCATTGACGCCAGCCATCCCCTTCATCAGGAGCAGAGCGACGCCGTGTTCCGTGTCCTCGGCGAGCTCGGGGCCGCCGACAAGCCCGTCATCCCCGTCTTTAACAAGGTCGACCGCCTCGACAACCCCCATCTTAAAGAGCGTCTGCTGCGCACTCCCGACAGCGTCGCGGTCTCCGCTCTCGGCGGCGAAGGTATCGCCGCCCTGCTCGACCGCATCCGCGCCTTCCTGCGTCGCCGGAGCGTGGACGCCGTTCTCCTCATACCCTACAGCGACAGCGGCGTGCTCGCCCGACTCTATGACCTCGGCGCCGTGAACGCCGCCGAATACACCGACGGAGGCATCCGCGTCAGTATCGCCCTTCCTCCCGAAGAAGCCGCCGTATTCCAACAATACTTAGTGACTGATGAGGTGCCGACAGATGAATGA
- a CDS encoding methionine gamma-lyase family protein, producing the protein MNDLPDNLKALTRAALDEAAPVFAGLDAVARDNTARILDAFRRHQVGDFHFRATTGYGYGDAGRDKLDEVWADIFGAEKALVRAHFVSGTHALAAVLFGLLRPGDELLSVTGAPYDTMQTVIGHPQASPGSLADYGITYREVPLTDDGEVDGAGVAAAISAKTKLVLIQRSRGYSLRPPLSVAAIGRACAHVKRCQPDCVCFVDNCYGEFVESSEPTAAGADIIAGSLIKNPGGGIAPAGGYIAGRADLVELAACRLTAPGIGSELGATLADNRLLFQGLFLAPHTVAQALKGAVFAASLFAKLGYNTLPSYDAPRSDIIQAIELGSADKMVAFCRGLQRWSPVDAHVVPEPSAMPGYSDAVVMAGGTFVQGSSIELSADGPLRPPFAVYLQGGLTFEHAVLGITGAARAVGNS; encoded by the coding sequence ATGAATGACTTGCCAGACAACCTTAAAGCCCTTACCCGTGCCGCCCTCGACGAGGCGGCCCCCGTTTTTGCCGGCCTCGACGCCGTTGCCCGCGACAATACCGCCCGCATCCTCGACGCATTCCGCCGCCACCAGGTCGGCGATTTCCATTTCCGCGCCACCACCGGCTACGGCTACGGTGATGCCGGTCGGGACAAGCTCGACGAGGTTTGGGCCGATATATTCGGCGCCGAAAAGGCTCTTGTCCGCGCCCATTTCGTCTCCGGCACCCACGCCCTGGCCGCCGTCCTGTTCGGCCTCCTGCGGCCGGGCGACGAACTGCTGTCCGTCACCGGCGCCCCTTATGACACAATGCAGACTGTTATCGGCCACCCGCAGGCGTCTCCAGGGTCGCTGGCCGATTACGGCATAACCTATCGTGAAGTCCCCCTGACAGATGACGGCGAGGTCGACGGGGCGGGGGTAGCCGCCGCCATTTCGGCCAAAACAAAACTGGTGCTCATTCAGCGCTCCCGCGGCTACAGTCTTCGCCCGCCGCTAAGCGTCGCCGCAATCGGCCGCGCCTGCGCTCACGTGAAGCGCTGCCAGCCCGATTGCGTCTGTTTTGTCGACAACTGCTACGGGGAATTCGTAGAGTCGAGCGAGCCGACTGCCGCCGGCGCCGACATTATTGCCGGCTCGCTCATCAAAAACCCCGGCGGCGGCATAGCTCCCGCCGGCGGCTACATCGCTGGCCGCGCCGATCTCGTCGAACTGGCCGCCTGCCGCCTCACCGCCCCCGGGATCGGCAGCGAACTAGGCGCCACCCTCGCCGACAACCGGCTTCTCTTCCAGGGACTTTTCCTCGCCCCCCACACCGTCGCCCAAGCCCTCAAAGGAGCCGTTTTCGCCGCCTCGCTCTTCGCAAAACTGGGGTACAACACCCTGCCGAGCTACGATGCGCCCCGCAGCGACATCATCCAGGCAATCGAACTAGGTTCGGCCGATAAGATGGTTGCCTTCTGCCGCGGCCTCCAGCGCTGGTCGCCGGTGGACGCCCACGTCGTGCCTGAGCCCAGCGCCATGCCTGGCTACAGCGACGCTGTCGTCATGGCCGGCGGCACCTTCGTTCAGGGCTCGTCCATCGAATTGAGCGCCGACGGGCCTCTCCGCCCTCCATTCGCAGTCTATCTGCAGGGAGGACTGACCTTCGAGCACGCCGTCCTCGGCATCACCGGCGCCGCCCGCGCTGTCGGCAACAGCTAA
- a CDS encoding 50S ribosome-binding GTPase has translation MKEFAVVGRPNSGKTLFTLNFAAYLGCKTVDITFRAPDGLLDCRHYVVNEARRELCGPMTHKTRAVQSVVLKVPVGKTAVSFKLSDTCGVSEQIHGEEGIRRGMAQTLSLVRSTDFIIHVVDVALATDAFFGGSANIDREIYNYGVSRNRYILLANKTDLPRARENLAPLTAAFHQAVVLPVSALYSTGFGEVKAYVAANV, from the coding sequence ATGAAAGAATTCGCCGTCGTCGGCCGCCCTAATTCCGGCAAGACCCTTTTTACCCTCAACTTCGCCGCCTATCTCGGTTGCAAGACGGTCGACATTACCTTCCGCGCTCCGGACGGCCTGCTCGACTGCCGCCACTATGTCGTCAACGAGGCGCGGCGGGAGCTGTGCGGGCCTATGACGCATAAAACCCGCGCCGTCCAGTCGGTGGTATTAAAGGTGCCTGTAGGAAAAACAGCCGTCAGCTTCAAGCTTTCCGACACCTGCGGCGTTAGCGAGCAGATCCACGGCGAGGAAGGAATCCGTCGCGGCATGGCCCAAACGCTCAGTCTTGTCCGTTCGACCGACTTCATTATCCATGTCGTCGATGTCGCCCTGGCCACGGACGCCTTCTTCGGCGGCAGCGCCAATATCGACCGGGAAATTTACAACTACGGCGTCAGTCGCAACCGCTACATCCTGCTCGCCAATAAGACCGACCTGCCCAGGGCGCGCGAAAACCTCGCCCCCCTCACAGCTGCCTTCCATCAGGCCGTCGTTCTGCCGGTATCAGCCCTCTACAGCACCGGCTTCGGAGAGGTGAAAGCCTATGTGGCCGCCAATGTCTGA